From Candidatus Defluviilinea gracilis, a single genomic window includes:
- a CDS encoding SH3 domain-containing protein: protein MKKFISICWLAIFCAGCSFSVDVIEADTPTALVVTSTLPASPTSKPSETPLPPLPTSTVAPAAGTTSTQVNVRVEPSTAGEVVGIIPANTNVEIIGKDPGGNWWQIKYPQATEGKGWVTAEFIVTTGEPTVPVVGGAGVNPNGDHVAIIQQQLNVRSGPGTSFNSIGTLNARDVVTLTGKDASGAWLQIVFAAGPDGLGWVNAAFVQATRVDSLPIVTDTGLVIGTGTPENTASPALPTVAPAAPDHDSAVAPAVNITLTSAGASSFQYSSDVSSPIGDAEDWIQFKTFSVNTKLELECAGSGSYIAELLLNYSVVESLVCGKIILFLSDPGGVYAVHFVSSPTGGLEYTKYTLKVEAIP from the coding sequence ATGAAAAAGTTTATTTCGATCTGTTGGCTGGCGATCTTTTGCGCGGGGTGCAGTTTTTCTGTGGATGTGATCGAAGCGGACACGCCAACCGCGTTGGTCGTCACGTCGACGTTACCGGCCTCGCCGACCTCGAAGCCCAGCGAAACGCCGCTTCCGCCTCTTCCCACGAGTACAGTTGCTCCGGCGGCGGGGACAACATCCACACAGGTGAATGTGCGCGTCGAACCGTCTACGGCGGGCGAAGTGGTTGGCATCATCCCGGCAAACACGAACGTGGAGATCATCGGCAAAGACCCCGGCGGGAATTGGTGGCAGATCAAGTACCCGCAGGCGACGGAGGGGAAAGGCTGGGTAACGGCGGAGTTCATCGTCACCACGGGCGAGCCAACTGTCCCTGTGGTGGGAGGCGCGGGGGTGAATCCGAACGGCGATCATGTGGCGATCATCCAACAGCAACTCAATGTGCGCAGCGGACCCGGCACGAGTTTCAATTCCATCGGCACGTTGAACGCGCGGGATGTGGTCACGCTGACGGGCAAGGATGCGAGTGGAGCATGGTTGCAGATCGTCTTTGCGGCGGGACCAGACGGATTGGGTTGGGTGAATGCGGCGTTCGTTCAGGCAACTCGTGTAGATTCGCTCCCGATCGTGACAGACACGGGGCTGGTGATCGGCACCGGCACCCCGGAAAATACCGCCAGCCCGGCTTTGCCAACGGTTGCGCCTGCCGCGCCGGATCATGATTCGGCGGTGGCGCCCGCGGTGAATATCACATTGACCTCGGCTGGGGCGAGTTCGTTTCAGTATTCGAGCGATGTCTCCTCCCCCATCGGCGACGCGGAGGATTGGATTCAGTTCAAGACTTTTTCGGTGAATACGAAATTGGAGTTGGAGTGCGCGGGGAGCGGCTCGTATATTGCGGAGTTGCTGTTGAACTATTCGGTGGTGGAGTCGCTTGTGTGCGGGAAGATCATTTTGTTCCTCAGCGACCCGGGCGGGGTGTATGCGGTGCATTTCGTTTCGTCGCCTACCGGGGGGTTGGAGTATACAAAATACACGTTGAAGGTGGAGGCGATCCCATGA
- a CDS encoding redox-sensing transcriptional repressor Rex, which produces MATERIPDIIIGRLPIYLRALQRLSDQGIQTTSSQDLGAIVGISAAQIRKDISQFGEFGKQGTGYSISYLMEKLRSILKMDRVWDVIIVGMGDIGHALAHYEEFNKRGFHVSMVFDNDPKKIGRKVGDFEVLDSANLAEKIRSQKIKVAMLCVPASSAQEAADQLVKAGIKAILNYAPISINVPEDVKVQYVDPVTHLQRMTYYL; this is translated from the coding sequence ATGGCTACTGAGAGGATACCGGATATTATCATCGGGCGGTTGCCCATTTATTTGAGGGCGTTACAACGGCTGTCTGATCAGGGGATTCAAACCACTTCGTCGCAGGATTTGGGGGCTATCGTGGGCATTTCTGCCGCGCAGATCCGCAAGGATATTTCACAATTCGGCGAGTTCGGCAAACAAGGGACGGGGTATTCGATCTCTTACCTGATGGAAAAATTGCGAAGCATCCTCAAAATGGATCGCGTTTGGGATGTGATCATCGTGGGCATGGGCGACATCGGTCACGCGCTGGCGCATTACGAAGAATTCAACAAACGCGGCTTTCATGTGAGCATGGTGTTCGATAACGATCCTAAGAAAATCGGCCGCAAAGTGGGGGATTTCGAGGTGCTCGATTCGGCGAATCTGGCAGAGAAGATCAGAAGCCAAAAGATCAAAGTGGCGATGCTGTGCGTGCCCGCCTCTTCGGCGCAGGAAGCCGCAGACCAACTCGTGAAGGCGGGCATCAAAGCCATCCTCAACTACGCCCCGATCAGTATCAATGTGCCAGAGGATGTGAAGGTGCAGTATGTGGACCCGGTCACGCATTTGCAGAGGATGACGTATTATCTGTAG